A window of Paenibacillus sp. 19GGS1-52 contains these coding sequences:
- a CDS encoding glycosyltransferase family 39 protein — protein MSSRLNSGYNYIKRNPWPLLLFLLGAVIRILYLGSIPPGLNQDEASIGYDAYAILHFGMDRNGIHLPIHLIAWGSGQNALYAYLSMPFILLFGLTPMSIRAVSLIMGLVGMVIFYLMARQLFVSRGAGLATMFFIAINPWHIMMSRWALESNLFPTLILLAVYFLLKSLVNSKWSYGFSMMLALSLYAYGTAYFFVPIFALGTLILLLYRRAIHFRTVLWNIALFILLALPILIFIIINRLKLPGVETLLFSIPRLTMPRMDQVSSVFSGQIVHTASSNFTAFIKLLLSGSDGLPWNSISPYGYAYPIALPFALIGLMVLIKAVRKRDQWGTGQAVVLIWLLVAVLMTFITDVNINRINVIFYPLVLLVVAGFMWLSHKLKAIGILSAAVFSLFFILFTTVYFRDFPQTIGPAFYESIGEAIQYASEESTGKIYVTDEVNMPYIYVLFYERVNPHDFLKTVNYVNPGEAFQKVASFGRYVFGYPNIVPGESAAYIFGNGDAIPAESENYRIKHFANYTVVIAKSAAAGAITSSDPAEPEPMLSDFVNGDFEEGKSGWRFTEGTGVATNNSYKGSYLGYLDLGTGKSITQSFITKESGEYKLSAMASAGNEGGRLGIRTKDSVLAEAEITPGDTYHAITLPAFRLEQNQQAEIYITGGTGWINIDEVKLER, from the coding sequence TTGTCCAGCAGATTAAATAGTGGGTATAACTACATTAAGCGCAATCCTTGGCCGCTGCTATTGTTTCTGCTGGGAGCTGTAATTCGAATTTTGTATTTAGGGTCTATTCCGCCAGGGTTGAATCAGGATGAAGCCTCCATAGGTTATGACGCTTACGCTATACTTCATTTCGGAATGGATCGGAATGGCATTCATCTGCCCATACATCTCATTGCTTGGGGCAGTGGGCAAAATGCGCTTTATGCCTACCTATCCATGCCTTTTATATTGCTGTTTGGTCTGACCCCAATGTCCATACGGGCAGTTAGCCTAATTATGGGCTTAGTGGGGATGGTAATATTTTATCTGATGGCTAGACAGCTGTTTGTTTCCAGAGGGGCTGGCCTTGCCACCATGTTCTTCATTGCAATTAATCCCTGGCATATTATGATGTCGAGATGGGCGCTGGAGTCGAATTTATTTCCCACTTTGATCCTGCTTGCCGTTTATTTTCTTCTAAAATCATTAGTAAACTCGAAATGGTCCTACGGTTTTAGCATGATGCTGGCTCTTTCGCTGTATGCTTATGGAACGGCCTACTTTTTTGTCCCGATATTTGCCTTAGGTACCTTAATTCTTCTATTGTATAGAAGAGCAATACATTTCCGAACTGTTCTGTGGAACATTGCACTGTTTATATTACTGGCTCTGCCTATTCTTATATTTATAATCATCAACCGTTTGAAGCTGCCGGGAGTCGAAACTCTGCTGTTTTCTATCCCTAGATTGACAATGCCGCGTATGGATCAGGTATCATCTGTTTTCAGCGGACAAATAGTACATACTGCCTCAAGTAATTTCACTGCATTTATTAAGCTTTTGCTTAGCGGGAGCGACGGATTGCCCTGGAATTCAATCTCACCCTATGGATATGCCTACCCTATCGCCTTGCCCTTTGCCCTTATCGGACTTATGGTGTTGATAAAAGCGGTGCGAAAACGTGATCAATGGGGAACGGGGCAGGCGGTCGTACTGATTTGGCTTTTGGTTGCCGTGCTAATGACCTTTATTACTGATGTAAATATCAATCGGATTAATGTTATTTTCTACCCGCTGGTCTTACTGGTTGTTGCAGGTTTTATGTGGTTAAGCCACAAATTGAAAGCTATCGGCATTCTTTCCGCAGCTGTCTTCAGCCTTTTCTTTATTTTATTTACAACCGTTTATTTCCGCGATTTCCCTCAAACCATTGGACCTGCCTTCTATGAATCAATTGGTGAGGCCATACAGTATGCTTCAGAGGAGAGTACAGGGAAGATCTACGTCACAGATGAGGTTAACATGCCTTATATTTATGTGCTTTTTTATGAGCGAGTAAATCCGCATGATTTCTTGAAGACTGTTAATTATGTTAATCCAGGAGAGGCGTTTCAGAAGGTAGCTTCTTTTGGCAGATATGTATTTGGTTATCCGAACATCGTTCCGGGAGAGTCAGCGGCTTATATTTTTGGGAATGGGGACGCTATTCCTGCCGAAAGTGAGAATTATAGGATTAAACACTTTGCCAACTATACTGTGGTAATCGCAAAGAGCGCAGCAGCCGGAGCCATCACTTCCAGCGACCCTGCAGAGCCTGAGCCAATGCTTTCTGATTTTGTGAATGGAGATTTTGAAGAAGGGAAATCAGGCTGGAGGTTTACGGAAGGGACGGGGGTTGCCACCAATAATTCCTATAAGGGCAGTTATCTGGGCTATCTTGATCTGGGGACTGGAAAAAGTATTACACAATCCTTCATCACCAAGGAATCTGGTGAATATAAGCTATCCGCGATGGCCAGCGCTGGTAATGAAGGAGGAAGGCTGGGGATACGGACGAAGGATAGTGTACTTGCGGAAGCTGAAATTACGCCCGGAGATACATACCATGCAATTACGCTTCCGGCGTTTAGATTGGAACAGAATCAACAGGCGGAGATTTATATAACCGGCGGGACGGGCTGGATTAACATTGACGAGGTGAAATTGGAACGATGA
- a CDS encoding DUF58 domain-containing protein codes for MLPAPLYFGDVLPDSSFISGGDMASKRGRSIGEEALDIRDYAPGDPQSRIHWKNSARRGTLQTRVPERERGQMTCVVLANCPKSYEIPPGVLTPRGYRGDTIPAFEKAVSTALGLMLSAERTGTYIQLFSGGWPEGTARHEGLGKIPGRVLDFLTGISPDSTRSLTQLLEDASRSWIPGMTVSVITGQLEEESAKVIARFLVQGVKVDLYYVWDSPAPGTVDTPAQAHLQPSDTMLQADSPPVNGSVTSQAYRQSVKGSVGDSLKRLGARLYRLDTALPASRYKEVEFHGLSGKPTLR; via the coding sequence GTGCTACCAGCTCCGTTGTACTTTGGCGATGTACTGCCAGATAGCAGCTTTATTTCTGGAGGGGATATGGCTTCTAAGAGAGGACGCAGCATTGGTGAAGAAGCTCTGGACATTCGTGATTATGCGCCGGGTGATCCGCAGAGTCGAATTCATTGGAAGAACAGTGCCCGGAGGGGAACACTGCAGACTAGGGTGCCAGAGCGGGAAAGAGGGCAGATGACCTGTGTGGTGCTAGCTAATTGCCCTAAAAGCTATGAAATCCCTCCGGGCGTCTTAACGCCACGGGGCTATAGAGGCGATACGATACCCGCATTTGAAAAAGCAGTATCGACGGCGTTGGGACTTATGCTCTCTGCCGAACGAACTGGCACTTATATTCAACTGTTTAGCGGGGGCTGGCCAGAAGGTACAGCCAGACATGAAGGCCTGGGCAAAATCCCGGGCAGAGTGCTGGATTTCCTGACGGGAATTTCTCCGGATAGCACACGTAGCTTAACGCAGTTGCTGGAGGATGCCTCCCGGAGCTGGATACCCGGAATGACTGTTTCCGTTATCACTGGTCAATTGGAGGAGGAATCCGCCAAGGTCATCGCCCGTTTTCTGGTGCAAGGTGTGAAGGTTGATCTTTACTATGTCTGGGACAGCCCGGCGCCAGGAACTGTGGATACACCAGCACAAGCTCATCTACAGCCGAGTGATACTATGTTGCAGGCTGATTCACCTCCAGTAAATGGAAGTGTAACCTCGCAAGCCTATCGGCAGTCCGTAAAAGGATCAGTTGGCGACAGCCTAAAGCGTCTTGGAGCACGTTTATATCGTCTGGATACCGCGTTGCCGGCTTCAAGGTACAAGGAGGTTGAGTTCCATGGGTTATCCGGGAAACCAACTCTACGGTAG
- a CDS encoding polysaccharide deacetylase — protein sequence MIRKKSEHSRRIVIRGLLVMAVILIVMSGWGAGEYLGAWKIQPLQAASVESLSFQNKLPGAVTQHLPTAPAGVTPAIAMTPSPQASAEPQTSNPKTAYLTFDDGPSNVTPKVLEILQQEGVRATFFVIGNQAQSHPEWINAIWEQGNAIGNHTYNHNYSELYKGFTAFWSQIKRTEEIVRGITGVRPQLIRAPGGTFGHFDNTYFYLLKQAGYLVTDWTVDSGDSKRKGVPASEILQEATMGLTASKVVLLLHDGGGHTESAKALPEIIKRYKAAGYVFDILDDQVKPVQFRVSPKTKDAERSTPTQAWIASNIIPNAELFEPGKPLVLEVGKLETRLNPGEYVISKGQYMVPLRAVIERLGGRITWDTVNRSGKVNWNGTAVTANIGNKELILYRADGVQEAKAARVELIGSSIWVSLRDLLEIAGHPPLNISVTEKERRVKSL from the coding sequence ATGATTAGGAAAAAAAGCGAACACAGCCGCCGGATCGTGATCCGCGGTTTGCTTGTTATGGCAGTAATACTCATCGTTATGTCAGGCTGGGGTGCAGGTGAATATTTGGGTGCTTGGAAGATCCAGCCTCTGCAGGCTGCAAGCGTAGAATCTCTTTCTTTTCAGAATAAACTTCCCGGTGCAGTGACGCAACATTTGCCAACTGCACCTGCAGGAGTTACTCCAGCCATCGCGATGACTCCAAGCCCGCAAGCAAGTGCTGAACCGCAAACATCCAATCCAAAAACGGCATATCTCACCTTCGACGACGGCCCTAGTAATGTTACCCCCAAAGTACTGGAGATTTTGCAGCAGGAGGGTGTGCGGGCTACTTTTTTTGTCATTGGAAACCAGGCACAGAGCCATCCTGAGTGGATTAACGCCATTTGGGAGCAGGGTAATGCTATAGGCAATCATACGTACAATCATAATTACTCCGAATTATATAAAGGGTTTACCGCGTTTTGGAGTCAAATCAAGCGTACGGAAGAAATTGTCCGGGGCATTACCGGAGTTCGCCCGCAGTTGATACGTGCGCCTGGAGGCACCTTCGGTCATTTTGATAATACCTACTTCTATCTCTTGAAGCAAGCAGGCTATTTGGTTACAGATTGGACGGTAGATAGCGGCGATTCCAAGCGAAAAGGAGTGCCTGCTTCAGAAATTTTACAGGAGGCGACTATGGGATTAACAGCCTCCAAGGTTGTTCTGCTGCTGCATGATGGTGGAGGTCATACAGAAAGTGCCAAAGCACTGCCTGAGATTATTAAACGTTATAAGGCAGCCGGGTATGTGTTTGATATATTGGACGATCAAGTGAAGCCTGTGCAGTTCAGAGTATCTCCGAAAACTAAAGATGCGGAAAGATCTACACCTACGCAGGCCTGGATCGCTTCAAATATCATTCCTAATGCCGAGCTGTTTGAGCCGGGTAAACCACTTGTTCTGGAGGTTGGCAAGCTGGAAACCAGGCTGAATCCGGGGGAATATGTCATTAGTAAAGGACAATACATGGTGCCGCTTCGTGCTGTTATTGAACGGCTCGGTGGCAGAATAACTTGGGACACCGTAAACCGTAGCGGGAAGGTCAATTGGAACGGGACGGCTGTCACAGCAAATATAGGGAACAAGGAGCTGATCTTATACCGTGCTGACGGTGTGCAGGAGGCGAAAGCTGCGAGAGTGGAGCTGATCGGTAGTTCGATCTGGGTATCGCTGCGGGATCTGCTGGAGATTGCGGGTCATCCCCCGCTAAATATAAGCGTCACAGAGAAGGAGCGCAGAGTAAAGTCGCTCTGA
- a CDS encoding DedA family protein codes for MEMLNWIQELFATYGYNVMFFGLLLEFVALPFPGETTMAFAGFLSYTGRLDFMTLMAVAYAGTTVGMTVTYFVGLKAGLPFIQRYGRWFLFSPAKLAKTQVWFEKYGSVLIFIGYFVPGVRHFTGYFAGIIALPFRKFALYAYSGALFWVLLFLGIGRVFGPQWMGIFHLFELYSKWIISGGALIVAVIVMYRYRKRLTSRFLRRKADLELKTKVKETSKGR; via the coding sequence ATGGAAATGCTGAATTGGATACAGGAATTATTCGCCACATACGGATATAACGTGATGTTCTTCGGCTTGCTGCTGGAATTCGTAGCGCTCCCCTTTCCCGGTGAGACTACAATGGCCTTTGCAGGGTTCCTTTCTTATACCGGAAGGCTGGATTTCATGACGCTGATGGCCGTGGCCTATGCAGGTACTACAGTCGGGATGACGGTCACTTATTTCGTTGGCCTGAAGGCCGGACTCCCCTTTATCCAACGCTACGGCAGATGGTTTCTGTTCTCACCCGCCAAGCTTGCGAAGACCCAAGTCTGGTTCGAGAAATACGGCAGCGTTCTTATCTTCATCGGCTATTTTGTCCCAGGTGTACGCCACTTCACTGGTTATTTCGCTGGCATTATCGCCCTTCCTTTCCGTAAATTCGCTTTATATGCCTATAGCGGAGCGTTATTCTGGGTGTTGCTCTTTCTGGGCATCGGACGGGTATTCGGACCGCAGTGGATGGGTATTTTTCACCTATTCGAGCTCTACTCCAAGTGGATTATCTCTGGCGGAGCGCTGATTGTTGCAGTGATTGTTATGTACCGCTACCGCAAGCGCCTAACCTCCCGCTTTCTCCGACGCAAGGCTGACTTGGAGCTGAAAACAAAGGTTAAAGAGACTTCCAAGGGACGGTGA
- the guaA gene encoding glutamine-hydrolyzing GMP synthase translates to MNKPNEIIVVLDFGGQYNQLIARRIRDLGVYSELLPYNTPIDKIKALSPKGIIFSGGPSSVYAEDAPHVDPAVYDLGVPIFGICYGMQLMAQQLEGGKVESSSKREYGKADIDFEQGAQLVAGLESRQTVWMSHGDHVVELPVGFKLDAGTESAPIAAMSNDELKFFAVQFHPEVQHSVHGNQMISNFLYEVCNCEGKWTMESFIDEAIKDIQDKVGDKKVLCALSGGVDSSVVAMLIHRAIGAQLTCMFIDHGLLRKGEAESVMETFVGKFDIDVVKIDARDRFMSKLAGVDDPEQKRKIIGNEFIYCFDEESAKLGDFSFLAQGTLYTDIVESGTATAQTIKSHHNVGGLPEDMKFSLIEPLNTLFKDEVRKLGEELGMPHAIVWRQPFPGPGLAIRVLGEVTEDKLTIVRDSDYILREEIAKAGLDREIWQYFTALPNMKSVGVMGDARTYSYTVGIRAVTSIDGMTADWARIPWDILEKISVRIVNEVENVNRIVYDITSKPPATIEWE, encoded by the coding sequence ATGAATAAGCCAAATGAAATAATCGTCGTTCTCGATTTTGGAGGACAATATAATCAACTTATCGCGCGCAGAATTCGGGATTTAGGGGTATACAGCGAGCTGCTGCCGTACAATACGCCAATTGACAAGATCAAAGCACTCTCGCCGAAGGGTATTATTTTCTCCGGAGGTCCTAGCAGTGTGTATGCTGAGGATGCGCCACATGTAGATCCAGCCGTTTATGATTTAGGAGTGCCAATCTTTGGCATTTGTTATGGCATGCAGCTTATGGCTCAACAGCTGGAGGGTGGCAAGGTAGAGAGTTCCTCCAAACGTGAATACGGCAAAGCCGATATCGACTTTGAACAAGGGGCTCAACTGGTTGCTGGACTAGAGAGCCGCCAGACCGTATGGATGAGCCACGGCGATCATGTCGTAGAGCTTCCGGTGGGCTTTAAGCTGGATGCTGGAACCGAAAGTGCTCCGATTGCAGCAATGAGTAATGATGAACTGAAGTTTTTCGCTGTTCAATTCCATCCAGAGGTTCAACACTCCGTACATGGTAACCAAATGATCTCTAACTTCCTGTATGAGGTTTGTAACTGTGAAGGCAAATGGACCATGGAATCTTTTATTGATGAAGCGATTAAAGATATCCAGGACAAAGTCGGGGACAAAAAAGTACTCTGCGCACTTAGCGGCGGGGTTGATTCTTCCGTAGTGGCTATGCTGATCCATCGGGCCATTGGTGCCCAATTAACATGTATGTTTATTGACCACGGTTTGCTGCGCAAGGGTGAAGCAGAGAGCGTAATGGAAACGTTCGTCGGCAAATTTGATATTGACGTAGTGAAGATTGATGCACGCGATCGCTTTATGAGTAAGCTGGCTGGAGTCGATGATCCTGAGCAGAAGCGCAAAATTATCGGTAATGAGTTCATCTACTGCTTCGATGAAGAGTCAGCCAAGCTGGGGGATTTCTCCTTCCTTGCCCAAGGTACGCTGTACACTGATATCGTAGAGAGCGGAACAGCAACGGCACAGACGATCAAATCACATCATAATGTGGGCGGTCTGCCGGAAGATATGAAGTTCAGTTTGATTGAGCCTTTGAATACGCTGTTTAAGGATGAGGTCCGCAAACTGGGTGAAGAGCTGGGAATGCCACATGCCATCGTTTGGCGTCAACCTTTCCCGGGTCCGGGACTTGCCATTCGTGTATTGGGCGAAGTTACGGAGGACAAGCTTACCATCGTGCGGGATTCAGACTATATTCTGCGTGAGGAAATCGCCAAGGCTGGACTGGATCGTGAGATCTGGCAGTACTTCACCGCATTGCCTAACATGAAAAGTGTAGGCGTTATGGGTGATGCCCGTACCTATTCCTACACCGTAGGCATTCGTGCCGTTACCTCCATCGACGGCATGACCGCTGACTGGGCGCGTATTCCGTGGGATATCCTTGAGAAAATTTCAGTGCGTATCGTTAATGAAGTAGAGAACGTCAACCGTATCGTCTATGACATTACCTCGAAACCGCCTGCAACCATTGAGTGGGAATAG
- a CDS encoding transglutaminase domain-containing protein codes for MGYPGNQLYGSRIQSAGEMQSSLPIENSPVGKQGESPLYYRLLFSLPIMGLFIQWLLPLYRSTSQADTAQLLVTLIISALVLLLWGMFQLPAWLLLSNQILIITLTWFYICAAKEGIGWVNSYLAGITNDAISLLSGQVSQLSGDSRQLILIVGWGLLVCSVQQLALYRGSTLLFTVLTMVYLLVLDMGFGLNTTMNIIISLGLIVWMQAMSRLLHLRERTHSNRIPYARWGGLALSAAVAVTTTAWLGEQLYGSRPVAPISLQSAFSSLQEWTSGHLPERVEGLQTGTTGYSSDGGELGVPLSRSTEPVFTAVSSVPTYWRGESMAYYDGRRWIKAAEEYIPLNLSSLLMKGTSVEGIEGERTLVQRIQFVVPSSGGLPLFNAGTIKDVLAVQLADGSRLGYVLANKGEESFRLPDLTGSARVTEYTVKALLPESNPAVLRTLNGYDPQAITSEYLELPASLPRRIASLAEQLTAPAENRYDASVAVRDYLRSRYSYTLNTLIPPSGTDFVDNFLFDTRQGYCVHFATAMTILLRSAGIPARYVQGYGPGTLEAGSEPQRYAVTQGDAHAWVEVYFAGAGWVPFDPTPGAGGASGFAPPALPAAASAAPPSATPPAARARGGLPALPQAGGAATAPLAAALLLPAAAWRWRRSLALLLAAHSSRAGSRERQLRAASLAWHGLAARYGPPPPGATGREYVASLPIEDAGLHAAVRQFVRRYEALAYSKGRVAAVSDPAAFMRECLAITFRLS; via the coding sequence ATGGGTTATCCGGGAAACCAACTCTACGGTAGTAGAATTCAGAGTGCTGGAGAGATGCAGAGTTCGCTTCCCATAGAGAACAGTCCTGTCGGAAAACAGGGGGAATCGCCCCTCTACTACCGCTTGCTGTTCTCTTTGCCTATCATGGGGCTGTTTATTCAATGGCTGCTGCCCTTATACCGCTCTACATCGCAAGCAGACACTGCACAACTGCTCGTAACATTGATCATATCAGCGTTAGTACTGTTGCTGTGGGGAATGTTTCAGCTTCCGGCTTGGCTTCTTCTAAGCAACCAAATCCTCATCATTACCCTGACATGGTTCTATATCTGTGCCGCTAAAGAAGGAATAGGATGGGTCAACAGTTATTTAGCAGGAATCACGAATGATGCCATTTCGCTTCTCTCGGGACAGGTTTCCCAGCTTAGTGGAGATAGCAGGCAACTGATATTAATTGTCGGCTGGGGGTTGCTGGTATGTTCAGTACAGCAGCTAGCTCTTTATCGGGGGAGTACGTTGCTATTTACGGTGTTAACAATGGTCTATTTACTTGTTCTGGATATGGGCTTTGGCCTAAATACAACGATGAATATCATAATATCGTTAGGCCTGATTGTCTGGATGCAAGCGATGAGCAGACTGCTGCATCTTAGAGAACGTACACATAGCAATAGGATACCTTATGCTCGTTGGGGAGGTCTGGCACTATCCGCTGCCGTTGCTGTGACAACTACGGCCTGGTTGGGTGAGCAACTCTATGGTTCACGACCTGTAGCCCCCATTTCACTGCAGTCGGCATTTAGCAGTCTGCAGGAATGGACTTCAGGGCATCTTCCAGAACGTGTGGAGGGACTCCAGACTGGAACGACGGGTTACAGTTCAGACGGTGGAGAGCTCGGAGTTCCGTTGTCACGCAGCACTGAACCTGTCTTTACTGCTGTGAGCAGCGTCCCCACCTATTGGCGCGGAGAAAGCATGGCTTATTATGATGGACGCCGCTGGATCAAGGCAGCAGAGGAATACATTCCGCTTAATCTATCCAGTCTCCTGATGAAGGGAACATCCGTGGAGGGTATTGAGGGAGAGCGGACGCTGGTTCAGCGGATACAATTTGTTGTTCCTTCATCCGGTGGGCTTCCTCTATTCAATGCGGGGACCATAAAGGATGTATTGGCTGTTCAACTGGCTGATGGCAGCCGCCTTGGTTATGTGCTGGCCAATAAAGGGGAAGAAAGCTTTCGCCTGCCGGATCTTACAGGCTCGGCAAGAGTGACAGAGTATACTGTGAAGGCGCTGCTGCCGGAGAGCAATCCGGCGGTTCTACGCACCCTGAACGGTTATGATCCGCAGGCCATTACAAGTGAGTATTTAGAGCTGCCCGCATCACTGCCCAGGCGGATTGCCTCTCTGGCCGAGCAGCTTACAGCTCCTGCCGAGAACCGCTATGATGCTTCAGTCGCGGTTCGGGATTATTTGCGGAGCCGGTATTCTTATACCCTGAACACTTTGATCCCACCGTCAGGAACCGATTTTGTAGATAACTTCTTATTTGATACTAGACAGGGCTACTGTGTACATTTTGCTACTGCAATGACGATACTGCTGCGCAGCGCGGGTATTCCAGCCCGTTACGTTCAGGGCTACGGGCCAGGAACACTGGAGGCGGGCTCCGAGCCGCAGCGTTATGCTGTCACCCAGGGCGATGCCCACGCCTGGGTGGAGGTTTATTTTGCTGGCGCGGGCTGGGTTCCCTTTGACCCGACGCCTGGCGCAGGCGGCGCATCTGGATTCGCGCCGCCTGCTCTCCCCGCGGCGGCTTCAGCCGCGCCGCCGAGTGCCACCCCGCCCGCTGCGCGTGCGCGGGGCGGCTTGCCCGCCCTGCCGCAGGCGGGCGGGGCCGCTACAGCGCCGCTCGCCGCGGCGCTGCTCTTGCCCGCCGCCGCCTGGCGCTGGCGGCGGAGCCTAGCCCTGCTGCTGGCGGCGCACAGCAGCAGGGCGGGCAGCCGTGAGAGGCAGCTGCGCGCGGCCTCTCTGGCTTGGCACGGGCTGGCGGCGCGCTACGGCCCGCCGCCGCCCGGGGCAACGGGCAGGGAGTACGTCGCCTCCCTGCCGATTGAAGATGCCGGACTGCACGCAGCCGTCCGGCAGTTTGTACGCCGCTATGAAGCCTTGGCGTACAGCAAGGGCAGGGTAGCTGCCGTCTCCGATCCGGCAGCCTTTATGCGGGAATGCCTGGCGATCACATTTCGTTTGAGCTGA
- a CDS encoding NCS2 family permease gives MNRFFKLKENGTTVRTEIMAGLTTFMAMAYILSVNPNTLTAFGRIDMGWYSVFLATALAAGIFTIAMGLFINFPVALAPGMGLNAYFASVVLSSATTDHPFSWQMGLTAVFISGLIFILLTITQIRQILLTAIPDSLKHAITVGIGLFITIIGLKNSGLMTIGVEAGNDIAANKFTDVLSFETVIHMGSLDNTNVQLGIIGLLLISILMVLHVRGAILFGILGTTIVAILMGAVDFSALSSPQSPWVPDFTQLNFMEFDWDGILHTGIISAIATFTFVELFDTFGTLVGTAERAGIMKNPEEGKKRVGKAMFVDAVAVAGGAMLGTSTTTAYVESAAGVAEGGRTGLTAVTTGVCFLLALFLAPVAALIPGSATAAALIIVGVLMAQSIRQIDFEDMVVAIPAFLTFVIMPFTYNIANGISFGIVTYVILACVANLGGKKKYDIHWMMWLLAVLIILRYVFIGSQG, from the coding sequence TTGAATCGCTTTTTCAAGTTGAAAGAGAATGGCACCACAGTACGTACAGAGATTATGGCCGGTTTGACCACTTTTATGGCGATGGCTTACATCTTGTCGGTTAATCCTAACACTTTGACAGCTTTTGGCCGTATTGACATGGGCTGGTATTCGGTATTTTTGGCTACAGCGCTGGCAGCAGGTATTTTCACTATTGCGATGGGCCTGTTCATAAACTTTCCGGTAGCTTTGGCGCCTGGTATGGGTCTTAACGCCTATTTTGCTTCCGTAGTTCTGTCCTCTGCAACAACAGATCATCCATTCAGTTGGCAAATGGGTCTGACAGCAGTATTCATTTCGGGATTGATCTTTATCCTGCTGACCATTACTCAAATACGGCAAATACTATTAACGGCTATTCCAGATAGCTTGAAGCATGCAATTACGGTAGGTATCGGTTTGTTTATTACGATTATCGGCTTGAAGAACAGCGGCTTGATGACGATTGGTGTCGAAGCCGGCAATGACATCGCTGCTAACAAGTTCACAGATGTACTATCCTTTGAAACAGTTATCCATATGGGTAGTCTTGATAACACAAACGTTCAACTGGGAATTATCGGCCTGTTGCTGATTTCTATCCTGATGGTGCTGCATGTACGCGGTGCAATTCTATTCGGTATTCTGGGCACTACGATAGTTGCTATCCTGATGGGCGCAGTTGATTTCAGCGCTTTATCCAGCCCGCAATCCCCTTGGGTTCCTGACTTTACGCAATTGAACTTTATGGAATTTGACTGGGACGGCATCCTGCACACAGGTATTATTTCGGCCATTGCTACCTTTACTTTTGTAGAATTGTTCGATACATTCGGCACATTGGTAGGTACGGCTGAACGTGCGGGTATTATGAAGAACCCTGAAGAAGGCAAAAAACGTGTCGGTAAAGCAATGTTCGTGGATGCAGTCGCTGTAGCAGGTGGTGCTATGCTGGGTACTTCCACAACAACAGCTTACGTAGAAAGCGCAGCTGGTGTTGCTGAAGGGGGCCGCACAGGCCTGACAGCTGTAACAACAGGGGTTTGCTTCCTGCTTGCTCTGTTCCTCGCTCCTGTAGCTGCACTTATTCCGGGTTCTGCAACTGCAGCAGCCTTGATTATTGTGGGTGTACTGATGGCTCAATCCATTCGTCAAATTGACTTTGAGGACATGGTTGTAGCTATTCCGGCCTTCCTGACCTTTGTAATCATGCCATTCACTTACAACATTGCTAATGGTATTTCCTTCGGTATCGTCACTTATGTCATTCTCGCTTGTGTTGCCAATCTTGGCGGCAAGAAGAAATACGATATCCACTGGATGATGTGGCTGCTCGCCGTCCTGATTATTCTCCGTTATGTATTTATCGGCAGTCAGGGCTAA